Proteins from a genomic interval of Streptomyces fodineus:
- a CDS encoding class I SAM-dependent methyltransferase, with product MRGSSVAWAAADPYSAALRTGRGPLFLRRTDGWLLPLEVERWCARADAVDRAVLDRCEGAVLDVGCGPGRLVAELAARGRTVLGIDVSEAAVDHTIGLGGQALRRSVFEPLPGEGRWDTVLLMDGNIGIGGEPAVLLERVAALLRPGGLLIAETVPGHVDERARVQVVDTVGAARATGAPFPWARLGTPALLRYARRAGWRSVTQWSAGGRCFAALRTCHASSSAEPPKRTAVISSQRVRKPSGESPVADR from the coding sequence ATGAGGGGCAGCTCCGTCGCCTGGGCGGCGGCCGATCCCTACTCCGCCGCGCTGCGCACCGGTCGCGGCCCGCTGTTCCTGCGCCGTACCGACGGCTGGCTGCTGCCGCTGGAGGTGGAGCGCTGGTGCGCCCGCGCGGATGCCGTGGACCGGGCGGTGCTGGACCGCTGCGAGGGCGCCGTCCTGGACGTCGGCTGCGGACCGGGCCGGCTGGTGGCGGAGCTCGCCGCCCGGGGCCGCACCGTGCTCGGCATCGACGTCAGTGAGGCCGCCGTCGACCATACGATCGGGCTCGGCGGGCAGGCGCTGCGGCGTTCGGTCTTCGAGCCGCTGCCCGGTGAGGGCCGCTGGGACACCGTGCTGCTGATGGACGGCAACATCGGCATCGGCGGGGAACCGGCCGTCCTGCTGGAGCGGGTGGCCGCGCTGCTGCGTCCGGGCGGCCTGCTGATAGCCGAGACGGTGCCGGGCCACGTCGACGAACGCGCCCGGGTCCAGGTGGTCGACACGGTCGGCGCCGCCCGGGCCACCGGTGCCCCGTTTCCCTGGGCACGCCTCGGCACCCCGGCCCTGCTGCGGTACGCGCGCAGGGCCGGGTGGCGGTCCGTCACTCAGTGGTCGGCGGGCGGCCGGTGCTTCGCCGCCCTGCGCACCTGCCACGCCAGCAGCAGCGCCGAGCCGCCGAAGAGAACGGCGGTGATCAGCAGCCAGCGAGTGAGGAAGCCGTCCGGGGAGAGTCCGGTGGCGGACCGGTAG
- a CDS encoding TIGR04282 family arsenosugar biosynthesis glycosyltransferase: MTTLLVIAKEPLPGRVKTRLSPPFTPQQAARLAQAALTDTLHAVAAAPATRRVLVLDGAPGDWLPTGFEVLPQCAGGLDERLADAFAHCSGPALLIGMDTPQVTPELLTVDFSGCDACFGPAEDGGFWALGLAEPDPALLRGVPMSTPETGAVQRERLLAAGLRVRDLPRLRDVDTAADAHAVAALAPRGRFAAQLARCSPVIPR; encoded by the coding sequence GTGACCACGCTGCTCGTCATCGCCAAGGAACCGCTGCCGGGACGGGTCAAGACCCGGCTCTCCCCGCCGTTCACCCCGCAGCAGGCGGCCCGTCTCGCACAGGCGGCGCTGACGGACACCCTGCACGCCGTGGCGGCGGCCCCCGCGACCCGGCGGGTCCTCGTCCTCGACGGGGCGCCTGGAGACTGGCTGCCGACCGGCTTCGAGGTGCTGCCGCAGTGCGCGGGCGGCCTGGACGAGCGCCTGGCGGACGCCTTCGCGCACTGCTCGGGACCGGCCCTGCTCATCGGCATGGACACCCCGCAGGTGACGCCCGAGCTGCTCACCGTGGACTTCTCGGGCTGCGACGCCTGTTTCGGTCCGGCCGAGGACGGCGGCTTCTGGGCCCTGGGCCTGGCCGAGCCCGACCCCGCGCTGCTGCGGGGCGTGCCCATGTCGACGCCCGAGACCGGGGCCGTCCAGCGGGAGCGGCTGCTGGCCGCCGGGCTGCGGGTGCGCGATCTGCCCCGGCTGCGGGACGTCGACACCGCCGCCGACGCGCACGCCGTCGCCGCGCTGGCCCCACGCGGCCGGTTCGCCGCCCAGCTGGCCCGCTGTTCGCCGGTCATCCCGCGATGA
- a CDS encoding amidohydrolase family protein has product MDFGIVDRRGFLGTAAAGLVTAAVSSRATAAEGAPDGPGARAASGERYLTYTRMTGGSVTGRSGGALIAEVQGALWRVPREGGTAVQMTGWELEATRPALSPDGETLAVCAYRGGGFHLWTLRPDGSGLRQVTDGPWDDRGVAWSPDGTRLAFSSERGGDATAGTSYGLWVLDLADGRLRQLTGGDFEDFDPAWSADGRSLVCVRAAHTPGGGNDGGLSLVRVPVAGGPADVLRTVSAGRLLCPSVSPSGRIAHIQLTGAGTPGSPAAAARLMVDGELVTADEDLAAAPPSWLSEDELLYVGDGRIRVRSLGGSSVREVPFTARMPVPGPSRPPRRRPLAPKAPVPVRGLHRPALSPDGRTVAFVALNALWLMPVGGTARKLLQAADVHLLQMPAWAPDGRSLLYCTDQDGLVAVRRHHLDSGADEPLTASGRLNPALSPDGTRLACQDVTGNLLLRTLATGAEQQLARPLATDGPPGAPTWSPDGRYVAFCDRNRLNQRFREGYNLIRVIDTRTGGERRHLPAEHQSLSDRVASGPVWSPDGRWMALVAESALWLLPVAADGTPAGPARRLTDEPADHPSWSADSGTLLYLSDGRLRRLFLTAARTHTLPLRLSAGRGAGDSPEPLRIHAGQLWDATGAPPRHDVDILVTGSRITAVEPHRARRPGHRTLDASDRTVLPGLFDSHTHPYPATYGARQSLTTLAYGITTTFCLGSPLYDAVRLREAAGSGDLLGPRQLACAELIDGSRTAYSMGRAHRTRDGVRRTLRRAGALEVDFVKTYVRAAGEVMAEAAEAAHALGVPSGSHLCSPGRSAGQNLTTHLQATQRLEFGHATTPLGRIGEDLVQQYADGSFALIITPFSAQILLAADPRLAGDPRVTSLMPPWDVAAVRANAQKAPTDEQQHALATEMADYRRLAAQGARIALGTDAPLVPVGLSLHLALRALHAHGFSPAEALHSATAEPARLFGLDADLGTVEEGKIADLTIVAGDPFADFGTLVDIPVVVREGVPYSQGDLTSAHRAGGSAVHEPPRDMTWLDVAGHFRRGSCCHLGTDGG; this is encoded by the coding sequence ATGGATTTCGGCATCGTCGATCGGCGCGGATTTCTGGGGACGGCGGCGGCAGGGCTGGTAACCGCCGCCGTTTCCTCGCGGGCCACGGCGGCAGAGGGAGCGCCGGACGGACCCGGAGCGCGGGCCGCAAGTGGCGAGCGGTACCTCACCTACACCCGGATGACCGGTGGTTCGGTCACCGGCCGGTCCGGCGGCGCGCTGATCGCCGAGGTGCAGGGGGCGCTGTGGCGGGTGCCCCGGGAGGGCGGAACGGCCGTACAGATGACGGGCTGGGAGCTGGAGGCGACGCGCCCGGCCCTCTCCCCGGACGGGGAGACACTGGCCGTGTGCGCCTACCGCGGGGGCGGCTTCCATCTGTGGACCCTGCGGCCGGACGGCAGCGGGCTGCGGCAGGTGACGGACGGCCCCTGGGACGACCGCGGGGTCGCGTGGTCGCCCGACGGCACCCGGCTGGCCTTCTCCTCCGAACGCGGTGGCGACGCCACGGCCGGGACCTCCTACGGGCTGTGGGTGCTGGACCTGGCCGACGGCCGGCTGCGACAGCTCACCGGCGGGGACTTCGAGGACTTCGATCCGGCCTGGTCGGCGGACGGGCGGTCGCTGGTGTGCGTGCGCGCCGCCCACACGCCGGGCGGCGGCAACGACGGCGGCCTGTCGCTGGTCCGGGTGCCCGTCGCGGGCGGCCCGGCCGACGTGCTGCGCACGGTGAGCGCAGGCCGTCTGCTGTGCCCGTCGGTCTCGCCCTCCGGGCGGATCGCCCACATCCAGCTGACCGGCGCGGGCACCCCCGGCTCTCCGGCCGCCGCGGCGCGGCTGATGGTCGACGGGGAGCTCGTCACGGCGGACGAGGATCTGGCGGCAGCCCCGCCGAGCTGGCTGAGCGAGGACGAACTGCTGTACGTCGGCGACGGCCGGATCCGTGTCCGCTCCCTCGGCGGATCCTCCGTGCGGGAGGTGCCCTTCACCGCGCGGATGCCGGTGCCCGGTCCGTCCCGGCCGCCCCGCCGGCGCCCGCTCGCACCGAAGGCACCGGTCCCGGTGCGCGGTCTGCACCGGCCGGCCCTGTCCCCCGACGGTCGCACCGTGGCCTTCGTGGCGCTCAACGCGCTGTGGCTGATGCCGGTCGGGGGCACTGCGCGCAAGCTGCTCCAGGCGGCCGACGTCCACCTGCTGCAGATGCCGGCGTGGGCGCCGGACGGGCGCAGCCTGCTGTACTGCACGGATCAGGACGGGCTGGTGGCCGTACGCCGTCATCACCTGGACAGCGGCGCCGACGAGCCGTTGACCGCAAGCGGCCGGCTGAATCCGGCGCTGTCGCCGGACGGTACCCGTCTGGCCTGCCAGGACGTGACGGGGAACCTGCTGCTGCGCACCCTGGCCACGGGCGCCGAACAGCAGCTGGCCCGGCCGCTGGCCACCGACGGCCCGCCCGGCGCGCCGACCTGGTCGCCCGACGGCCGGTACGTGGCCTTCTGCGACCGCAACCGGCTCAACCAGCGGTTCCGCGAGGGCTACAACCTCATCCGCGTCATCGACACCCGCACCGGGGGCGAACGCCGTCACCTGCCCGCCGAGCACCAGTCGCTGTCCGACCGGGTCGCCTCCGGGCCCGTGTGGTCCCCCGACGGCCGCTGGATGGCGCTGGTGGCCGAGTCGGCGCTGTGGCTGCTGCCGGTCGCGGCCGACGGCACGCCGGCCGGTCCCGCCCGCCGGCTCACCGACGAGCCGGCCGACCACCCCAGCTGGTCCGCGGACTCCGGGACGCTCCTGTACCTCTCCGACGGCCGGCTGCGCCGGCTCTTCCTGACCGCCGCACGGACTCACACGCTCCCGCTCCGCCTGTCGGCCGGGCGCGGTGCGGGCGACTCCCCCGAGCCGCTGCGCATTCACGCCGGCCAGCTGTGGGACGCCACCGGCGCGCCGCCCCGGCACGACGTGGACATCCTCGTCACCGGCAGCCGGATCACCGCCGTCGAGCCGCACCGTGCCCGCCGCCCCGGACACCGCACCCTGGACGCCTCCGACCGGACCGTCCTGCCCGGTCTCTTCGACAGCCACACCCACCCGTATCCGGCCACCTACGGTGCCCGTCAGAGCCTCACCACGCTCGCGTACGGCATCACGACCACGTTCTGCCTCGGCAGTCCGCTGTACGACGCGGTCCGGCTGCGCGAGGCGGCCGGGTCCGGTGACCTGCTCGGTCCGCGGCAGCTCGCCTGTGCGGAACTCATCGACGGTTCGCGCACCGCGTACAGCATGGGCCGGGCCCACCGCACCCGGGACGGGGTCCGGCGTACGCTCCGGCGCGCCGGCGCCCTGGAGGTGGACTTCGTGAAGACCTATGTACGCGCCGCGGGCGAGGTCATGGCCGAGGCGGCCGAGGCCGCCCATGCGCTGGGGGTGCCCAGCGGCAGCCATCTGTGCTCGCCGGGCCGGTCGGCGGGGCAGAACCTGACCACCCATCTGCAGGCCACCCAGCGGCTGGAGTTCGGGCATGCCACCACCCCGCTCGGCCGTATCGGCGAGGATCTGGTGCAGCAGTACGCCGACGGCTCCTTCGCCCTGATCATCACGCCGTTCAGTGCGCAGATCCTGCTCGCCGCGGATCCCCGGCTGGCCGGGGATCCGCGCGTGACGAGCCTGATGCCGCCCTGGGACGTCGCCGCCGTCCGTGCGAACGCCCAGAAGGCGCCCACGGACGAGCAACAGCACGCCCTGGCCACCGAGATGGCCGACTACCGGCGGCTGGCGGCACAGGGTGCCCGTATCGCGCTGGGCACCGACGCGCCTCTGGTCCCGGTCGGGCTGTCCCTGCATCTGGCCCTGCGCGCCCTGCACGCCCACGGTTTCTCACCCGCCGAGGCCCTGCACAGCGCGACCGCCGAGCCGGCCCGCCTGTTCGGCCTCGACGCCGACCTCGGCACGGTGGAGGAGGGCAAGATCGCCGACCTGACGATCGTCGCCGGCGACCCGTTCGCCGACTTCGGCACCCTCGTCGACATCCCGGTGGTGGTCCGCGAGGGAGTCCCGTACTCCCAGGGCGACCTGACGTCCGCTCACCGGGCCGGCGGGTCGGCGGTGCACGAGCCTCCCCGGGACATGACGTGGCTCGATGTGGCCGGTCATTTCCGGCGAGGGTCGTGCTGCCACCTCGGTACGGACGGCGGTTAG
- a CDS encoding sensor histidine kinase, translating to MRATLLIALYAFAGAAAAGAAGAGVLRLIRRRSLTSSIAVVASVGVVAMLAGTLAVAWAMFLSSHDLSVVTTVVAMAAVVSLATALLLGRWVAARSRELTDAARSFGDAGAFAAPHGPATAELDALSRELAATSARLAESRERERTLEKSRRELVAWISHDLRTPLAGLRAMSEALEDGVAADPGRYLKQIRTEVERLNEMVGDLFELSRIHAGTLPLSPTRISLYDLVGDALAGADPLAREHGVRLVGDRVEPVPVEVDGKEMTRVLGNLLVNAIRRTPPDGTVAIAAERTDDGVVLSVTDGCGGIPEEDLPRVFDTGWRGSDARTPPAGAGLGLAIVRGIVEAHQGRATVRNIPGGCRFEVTLPTARV from the coding sequence ATGCGCGCCACCCTCCTCATCGCCCTCTACGCCTTCGCCGGCGCCGCTGCCGCGGGAGCCGCGGGAGCGGGCGTGCTGCGCCTGATCCGGCGCCGCTCGCTCACCTCCTCCATCGCCGTGGTCGCTTCGGTCGGCGTCGTCGCCATGCTCGCCGGGACGCTCGCCGTCGCCTGGGCGATGTTCCTGTCCTCGCACGACCTGAGCGTGGTCACCACCGTCGTCGCGATGGCGGCCGTGGTCTCCCTGGCCACCGCGCTGCTCCTGGGCCGCTGGGTGGCCGCCCGCAGCCGCGAACTCACCGACGCCGCCCGCTCGTTCGGCGACGCCGGGGCCTTCGCCGCCCCGCACGGCCCGGCGACCGCCGAACTGGACGCCCTCAGCCGGGAGCTGGCCGCGACCAGCGCGCGGCTCGCCGAATCCCGCGAGCGGGAGCGGACGCTGGAGAAGTCGCGGCGCGAGCTGGTGGCCTGGATCTCGCACGACCTGCGCACCCCGCTGGCCGGACTGCGGGCCATGTCGGAGGCCCTGGAGGACGGCGTGGCCGCCGACCCCGGCCGCTACCTCAAGCAGATCCGCACCGAGGTCGAACGGCTCAACGAGATGGTTGGCGACCTCTTCGAACTCTCCCGCATCCACGCGGGCACCCTCCCGCTGAGCCCCACCCGGATCTCCCTGTACGACCTGGTCGGCGACGCGCTCGCGGGAGCCGACCCGCTCGCGCGGGAGCACGGAGTGCGGCTGGTGGGGGACCGGGTGGAGCCGGTGCCGGTGGAGGTGGACGGCAAGGAGATGACGCGAGTGCTCGGCAACCTCCTCGTCAACGCCATCCGCCGGACCCCGCCCGACGGCACGGTCGCGATCGCCGCCGAACGCACCGACGACGGAGTGGTCCTGTCCGTCACCGACGGCTGCGGCGGCATCCCCGAGGAGGACCTGCCGCGCGTCTTCGACACCGGCTGGCGCGGCAGCGACGCCCGGACCCCGCCGGCCGGGGCGGGGCTGGGGCTGGCGATCGTACGGGGCATCGTCGAGGCCCATCAGGGCCGGGCGACCGTCCGCAACATCCCGGGCGGCTGCCGCTTCGAGGTGACCCTGCCGACGGCTCGGGTGTGA
- a CDS encoding glycosyltransferase family 2 protein, which translates to MTTISADVDVVLPCLDEAEALPWVLGRIPAGWRALVVDNGSTDGSPGIARALGATVVHEPRRGFGAACHAGLTTATADIVCFCDCDASLDPALLVPFVREVRDGAADLVLGRRRPEGRGAWPAHARAGNLALARMLRRRTGLRLHDLGPLRAARREPLLALGLTDRRSGYPLQMVVRASDAGWRIAEHDVPYRPRTGASKVTGTWRGTWQAVRDMSRVLAETPADGGLVR; encoded by the coding sequence GTGACGACCATTTCAGCGGACGTCGACGTGGTGCTCCCCTGCCTGGACGAGGCCGAGGCCCTGCCCTGGGTGCTCGGCCGGATCCCGGCCGGCTGGCGCGCCCTCGTCGTCGACAACGGTTCCACCGACGGCTCACCCGGCATCGCCCGCGCGCTCGGCGCGACGGTGGTGCACGAGCCGCGGCGCGGCTTCGGCGCCGCCTGCCACGCCGGACTGACCACGGCCACGGCCGACATCGTGTGCTTCTGCGACTGCGACGCCTCCCTCGATCCCGCGCTGCTCGTGCCCTTCGTGCGGGAGGTCCGGGACGGCGCGGCCGACCTGGTCCTCGGCCGGCGGCGCCCCGAGGGCCGGGGCGCCTGGCCCGCGCACGCCCGCGCGGGCAATCTCGCGCTGGCCCGGATGCTGCGCCGTCGTACCGGGCTGCGCCTGCACGACCTGGGCCCGCTGCGCGCCGCCCGCCGGGAGCCGCTGCTCGCCCTCGGCCTCACCGACCGGCGCAGCGGCTATCCGCTGCAGATGGTCGTCCGCGCGTCGGACGCCGGCTGGCGCATCGCCGAGCACGACGTGCCCTACCGGCCGCGTACCGGCGCCTCCAAGGTGACGGGCACCTGGCGGGGCACCTGGCAGGCGGTGCGGGACATGAGCCGCGTGCTCGCCGAGACCCCGGCCGACGGGGGGCTCGTACGGTGA
- a CDS encoding response regulator transcription factor has protein sequence MQSLYEPHGTEAAGGTARILVVDDDPTVAEVVTGYLHRAGYVVDRAEDGPTALIRAAAHRPDLVVLDLMLPGMDGLEVCRRMRHSRPVPVIMLTARGDEDDRILGLEVGADDYVTKPFSPRELVLRVESVLRRSRPATTGHRLAAAGLRVDPDARKATKNGSELALTLREFDLLAFFLRHPGRAYSREDLMREVWGWDFGDLSTVTVHVRRLRGKVEDDPARPRLIQTVWGVGYRFEPGGAVL, from the coding sequence ATGCAATCGCTGTACGAGCCCCACGGAACCGAAGCCGCAGGCGGCACGGCCCGGATCCTGGTCGTGGACGACGATCCGACCGTCGCCGAGGTCGTCACCGGATATCTGCACCGCGCCGGCTATGTCGTCGACCGCGCCGAAGACGGCCCGACCGCCCTGATCCGCGCCGCCGCGCACCGGCCCGATCTCGTGGTGCTCGACCTGATGCTGCCCGGTATGGACGGCCTGGAGGTGTGCCGGCGCATGCGGCACAGCAGGCCCGTGCCGGTCATCATGCTCACCGCCCGCGGCGACGAGGACGACCGCATCCTGGGCCTGGAAGTGGGCGCCGACGACTACGTCACCAAGCCCTTCAGCCCCCGCGAACTCGTCCTGCGCGTGGAGTCGGTGCTGCGCCGCAGCCGCCCCGCCACCACGGGGCACCGGCTGGCCGCGGCCGGGCTCCGCGTCGACCCGGACGCCCGCAAGGCCACCAAGAACGGCAGCGAACTCGCCCTCACCCTCCGCGAGTTCGACCTGCTCGCCTTCTTCCTGCGGCACCCGGGCCGCGCCTACAGCCGCGAGGACCTGATGCGCGAGGTCTGGGGCTGGGACTTCGGCGACCTCTCGACCGTCACCGTCCACGTCCGCAGGCTGCGCGGCAAGGTCGAGGACGACCCGGCCCGGCCCCGGCTGATCCAGACGGTGTGGGGCGTGGGCTACCGCTTCGAGCCCGGCGGGGCGGTGCTCTGA
- a CDS encoding NAD-dependent epimerase/dehydratase family protein — MRVLVTGGAGFIGSHVVEALRARGHEPLVYDVRADPGADVRNPAALARALATVDAVCHQAAMVGLGNGVADAAEYVSRNDLGTAVLVAAMAEAGVRRLVLAGSMVVYGEGRYTCPRHGVVRPGPRTVADLDAGRFEPSCPRCGAELSPGLVGEDAPADPRNVYAATKLAQEHLAAAWARSTGGSAVSLRYHNVYGPRMPRDTPYAGVASFFRSALERGEAPRVFEDGRQRRDFVHVRDVAAANVIALEAAPRPGTLTAYNTGSGEPHTVGDLARALSAAHGGPEPVVTGEYRLGDVRHITADSSRLRAELGWKPEVGFTEGMREFTRTH, encoded by the coding sequence ATGCGTGTACTGGTCACCGGCGGTGCCGGGTTCATCGGGTCCCATGTCGTCGAGGCGCTGCGGGCGCGCGGGCACGAGCCGCTCGTGTACGACGTCCGGGCGGATCCCGGCGCCGACGTGCGCAACCCGGCGGCGCTCGCCCGGGCCCTGGCCACTGTGGACGCCGTCTGCCACCAGGCGGCGATGGTCGGACTCGGCAACGGTGTCGCCGACGCGGCGGAGTACGTCTCGCGCAACGACCTGGGTACGGCCGTACTGGTCGCGGCCATGGCGGAGGCGGGGGTACGGCGCCTTGTGCTCGCGGGGTCGATGGTCGTGTACGGCGAGGGCCGTTACACCTGCCCGCGGCACGGGGTCGTACGGCCCGGCCCACGTACGGTGGCCGACCTCGACGCGGGCCGGTTCGAGCCCTCCTGCCCGCGCTGCGGGGCGGAGCTGAGCCCGGGGCTGGTCGGCGAGGACGCCCCGGCCGATCCCCGCAACGTGTACGCGGCGACCAAGCTGGCCCAGGAACACCTGGCCGCCGCCTGGGCCCGCAGCACCGGCGGGTCGGCGGTGTCCTTGCGCTACCACAACGTGTACGGCCCCCGGATGCCCCGCGACACCCCGTACGCCGGAGTCGCCTCCTTCTTCCGCTCGGCCCTCGAACGCGGTGAGGCCCCGCGGGTGTTCGAGGATGGCCGCCAGCGGCGGGACTTCGTCCACGTACGGGACGTGGCCGCGGCCAACGTCATCGCGCTGGAAGCCGCGCCGCGCCCCGGAACCCTCACGGCGTACAACACCGGCAGCGGCGAGCCGCACACGGTCGGCGACCTGGCCCGCGCCCTGTCCGCCGCCCACGGCGGCCCTGAACCGGTCGTCACCGGCGAGTACCGGCTGGGCGACGTCCGCCACATCACGGCGGACTCCTCCCGGCTGCGCGCGGAACTCGGCTGGAAGCCCGAAGTCGGCTTCACGGAGGGAATGCGGGAGTTCACGCGAACGCACTGA
- a CDS encoding SGNH/GDSL hydrolase family protein, with amino-acid sequence MPIPALRRAIAATSAVAGALALGLSAVPAQATTPLNYAALGDSYSAASGVLPVDPGNLLCLRSTADYPHVVAARTGARLTDVTCGAARTKDFTESQYPGVAPQADAVTADTDLVTLTIGGNDNGTFINAMLACGTAGILSGGRGSPCKDTYGTSFDDAIDTATYPALKHALRAVRAKAPDARVAVLGYPWITPAEADPSCFAEMPVASGDVPYLHALQAHLNAVVQRAAEETGATYVDFSRASEGHDACQLVGTRWIEPLLFGRNLVPVHPNALGEQRMAEHTMSVLGLG; translated from the coding sequence ATGCCCATCCCTGCCCTGCGCCGGGCCATCGCCGCGACCTCCGCGGTCGCCGGTGCGCTGGCCCTCGGCCTCAGCGCCGTACCCGCCCAGGCCACCACACCCCTCAACTACGCCGCCCTCGGCGACAGTTACAGCGCCGCCTCGGGTGTCCTGCCCGTCGACCCCGGCAACCTGCTCTGCCTGCGCTCCACGGCCGACTACCCCCATGTCGTCGCCGCCCGCACCGGGGCCCGGCTCACGGACGTCACCTGTGGCGCGGCCCGGACCAAGGACTTCACCGAGTCCCAGTACCCCGGCGTCGCCCCGCAGGCGGACGCGGTCACGGCCGACACCGACCTGGTGACGCTGACGATCGGCGGCAACGACAACGGCACCTTCATCAACGCCATGCTCGCCTGCGGCACCGCGGGCATCCTCAGCGGAGGCAGGGGCAGCCCCTGCAAGGACACCTACGGCACCTCCTTCGACGACGCGATCGACACCGCCACCTACCCCGCGCTGAAGCACGCGCTGCGCGCCGTCCGCGCCAAGGCGCCCGACGCCCGTGTGGCGGTGCTCGGTTACCCGTGGATCACTCCGGCCGAGGCCGACCCGTCCTGCTTCGCCGAAATGCCGGTCGCCTCCGGCGATGTGCCGTATCTGCACGCCCTCCAGGCCCATCTCAACGCAGTCGTCCAGCGTGCCGCCGAGGAGACCGGGGCCACGTACGTGGACTTCTCCCGGGCGTCGGAGGGGCACGACGCGTGTCAGCTCGTCGGCACCCGGTGGATCGAGCCGCTGCTCTTCGGGCGGAACCTCGTCCCGGTCCACCCCAACGCGCTCGGCGAGCAGCGCATGGCCGAGCACACCATGAGCGTCCTCGGCCTCGGCTGA
- a CDS encoding molybdopterin-dependent oxidoreductase, producing MRDHPRLPTSPGFWRSPLRGPWFTSVLGLVLLVGITVLFVTGLVSYAAYNPGLSPVNDMTPDKGALGFYLFAWPTNPVWLYRFTQGLHVTLGITLIPVLLAKLWSVVPRLFTLPPARSLAHALERISLVLLVGGGLFEFTTGVLNVQLDYVFPGSFYPLHFYGAWVFFAAFVAHAVLKTPTALRAVRRRHEQSDLVSPRPAAPTVSRRGALGLVGGGSLLLLLTTVGQSLGGPFRRTALLAPHGTADPGGGPNGFQINKTAAYAGITAADTHEDAWRLVVTGRTGTVRLSRTQLLQLPQHSASLPIACVEGWSTADQWWRGVRLRDLAALVGYDGDPPDVLVESLQRHGAFRRAALRANQVADGRSLLALYVNGEELSPDHGHPARIIVPAAPGVLNTKWVARLSFGDL from the coding sequence ATGCGCGACCATCCCCGGCTTCCCACTTCCCCAGGTTTCTGGCGCAGCCCCCTGCGCGGTCCCTGGTTCACCTCGGTGCTCGGCCTCGTCCTGCTCGTCGGCATCACCGTGCTGTTCGTGACCGGCCTGGTGTCGTACGCCGCCTACAACCCGGGCCTGTCCCCGGTGAACGACATGACCCCGGACAAGGGCGCCCTGGGCTTCTACCTCTTCGCCTGGCCCACGAACCCGGTGTGGCTGTACCGGTTCACCCAGGGCCTTCATGTGACCCTCGGCATCACCCTGATCCCCGTCCTGCTGGCCAAGCTGTGGTCGGTGGTGCCGCGGCTGTTCACCCTGCCGCCGGCCCGCTCCCTCGCCCATGCGCTGGAGCGGATCTCGCTGGTGCTGCTGGTCGGAGGAGGGCTCTTCGAATTCACCACCGGCGTGCTCAACGTCCAGCTGGACTATGTCTTTCCCGGCTCCTTCTACCCACTGCACTTCTACGGAGCCTGGGTGTTCTTCGCCGCCTTCGTCGCACACGCCGTGCTGAAGACACCGACGGCGCTGCGGGCCGTACGGCGGCGGCACGAGCAGAGCGACCTGGTCTCCCCGCGCCCCGCGGCGCCCACCGTCTCCCGGCGCGGCGCACTGGGGCTGGTCGGCGGTGGTTCCCTGCTGCTGTTGCTGACCACGGTCGGGCAGAGCCTGGGCGGACCCTTCCGCCGTACGGCCCTGCTCGCGCCGCACGGCACGGCCGATCCCGGCGGCGGACCGAACGGCTTCCAGATCAACAAGACCGCCGCCTACGCCGGCATCACCGCGGCGGACACCCACGAGGACGCCTGGCGGCTCGTCGTCACCGGCCGCACCGGCACCGTCCGGCTCAGCCGCACCCAGCTGCTTCAACTGCCGCAGCACAGCGCGTCGTTGCCCATCGCCTGCGTGGAGGGCTGGTCGACCGCCGACCAGTGGTGGCGCGGGGTACGGCTGCGCGACCTCGCCGCGCTCGTCGGCTACGACGGCGATCCGCCCGACGTGCTCGTGGAGTCCCTGCAACGACACGGAGCCTTCCGCCGCGCGGCCCTGCGCGCCAACCAGGTGGCTGACGGACGCTCCCTGCTCGCCCTGTACGTCAACGGCGAGGAACTGTCCCCCGACCACGGCCACCCGGCGCGGATCATCGTCCCCGCCGCCCCCGGTGTGCTCAACACCAAGTGGGTGGCCCGGCTGAGCTTCGGAGACCTGTGA